GCCGGGTAGCAAGAGCAGGCAGAGGCTAGCTAGGCAAAGCCGCAGCGGCCACGAGCAGCGCGCCAGAAAAGATGAAATGAAGCGCATACGCAGGAATTTCCAGCTAACAAAACGCTTCAAATATAGGAACGGATAACCCACAAAGTAACTACCTGCTGCCTTGTAGATAGGTAGCGGGCTAATTAGCCATCCACCAACAGCTTACTCCCTAATAAATCCTGCTTTCAGCTTACTTCGTGCTACCCTACCAGCCTGCTCTCAAGCGGGCGGCAGCGGCTAGCTCACCTACTGCGCACCACGCCACCAATGCCCGCCGCAGAACCCGTAGAGGAGCGTAGTCGGCTGCGTGAGTCCGGGGTCTGTGAGGAGGGTAGGGGATGAGGAAATTAGTTCGGCCCCAAGCCAGTAGCGTAGGTAATTTGATTTTGCCGAACAATCAGCTGCTTATGCCAGCCACAACGCCGCCAGTGCCAGCGCGGCGGGCACCGTTTGCACCAGTAAAATACCTCGGCCCGCCGTGGCCGCACCATAGAGGCCCGCTACCGCCACGCAGCCCAGAAAAAACGTCCCCACATGGCGGTGCCACTGCGGGTCGGTGATGAGCAGCGCCCATACCAGCCCCGCCACCAGAAAACCATTGTACAGCCCCTGATTACCCGCCATCGCCTTCGTCGGCCCAAATAGTTCAGCCGGAAAAGACTTGAATACCTGCGGTCCGCGCGCGGTCCAAGCAAACATTTCCAGCCACACGATGTAAGCGTGGATAAGGGCCACTAGGCTAATGAGTAGCTGGCTAAGCAGGTGCATGGTAGGAAGCTGCAAGGTTGAGTTGCTCCAAAGAAAGGTACTGAGTAGCAACTAGGCCCGCCGAATAACGGAAGTTGTAATTCCATTCCAGCCGAAACTTTTGCAGCGCCCGCGCCTCCTGTTCGGGCGTGAGCGGACGCAGGGTATCGAGGTCAGCGCGCAGGCGGTCGAGGGTGGAAAAGAGGAGCATTAGCTGTTGGGCTATGGGCATAAGTTACAGTTCTCTTAGCACTTCTATGCTGTTGTCCTGCTGTGCATTATACGTGCTCTTGTGTGACCACAGACTAAGCCCAATAGTCAGGGCTCCCAATAGTCCGCTTACGAGGGTGCTGGCATGAGCAAACGCCTGCGCCACGTAGTAGACCATCGCCCCCCAGCCCAAAGAAAGGACAACCGATAACACGTACATGACTACCCGATAGCTGACAAACAGATAGGCAACGACCAGTGGCACAACGATAGCCGCCAGCCCACTCCATAGCCAGTGCCAGTGCAGGCCAAACAGCGCTGCGTAGCCCGTGCCAAAGCCTAGTAGTGACATTTCCAGGTAAAATAAATTACCCCGTTTATGAAATATATAAACTTGCCGGGCCATGTGGAGGTGTAATAATCATTACTTATCAGCCTGCCCTAAACTAGCTTCCCCAAAATCTCCAGTGCGGCCTTGGCTATCACCGTGCCCGGCCCATATATCCCAACCACGCCTGCGTTATATAATTGCTGATAATCCTGGGGCGGAATGACGCCGCCGGCGATGACGAGGATATCGGGCCTACCCTCCTGTTTTAGTTCGGCGATGAGCTGGGGGAGTAGGGTGTTGTGGCCGGCGGCAAGGCTGCTCACGCCCACCACGTGCACGTCGTTGTCGACGGCCTGGTGGGCTACTTCGGCGGGGGTTTGGAAGAGGGGGGCCAGGTCCACGTCGAAGCCCACGTCGGCGAAGCTGGTGGCGATGATTTTGGCACCGCGGTCGTGGCCATCCTGGCCCATTTTGGCCACCAGCATGCGGGGGCGGCGGCCTTCGCGGGCGGCAAAGTCTTCGGCCGCCCGGCGGGCCTGGGCGAAGTCGGCGTTGTCGGTCATGCCCTGCTGGTAGATGCCCTGCACGGTGCGGCTGGTGGCCTGGTGGCGGCCCCAGGCCGCTTCGAGCGCGTCCGAGATTTCGCCGAGGGTAGCGCGGGCGCGGGCGGCGGTTACGGCCAGGGCGAGGAGGTTGCCCTGGGGGGTAGGGCCTGGCTCGTCGGCGGTGGGGGCAGGCTCATTCGTGATACTTTCCGAGGGCAGATTGTAGCTAACCGCGCAGGCGGTGATGGCCGCTAGCGCGGCTTGCACGGCCGTATTGTCGCGCGTGGCACGCACTTGTTTCAGGCGCGCCACCTGGCTCTCGCGCACCGCGTCGTTGTCGATTTGCAGCACGTCCAGCAGCGCTTCGCCCTCGGGGGCCAGGTATTTATTAACGCCCACGATGACTTCCTGGCCGGTATCAATGCGCGACTGCTTGCGGGCGGCGGCTTCCTCGATGCGGAGCTTGGGCAGGCCGGTTTCGATGGCGGCGGCCATGCCGCCGAGGGCTTCGACCTCTTCCATAAGAGCCCAGGCCTGATTGGCGAGGTCGGCGGTGAGGCTTTCCACGTAGTACGAGCCGCCCCAGGGGTCCACGACTTTGGTGATGTCGGTTTCGTGCTGCAAGTACAGCTGGGTGTTGCGGGCGATGCGGGCCGAAAAATCGGTGGGTAGGGCCAGGGCCTCATCCAGCGCATTCGTGTGCAGGCTCTGGGTGCCGCCGAGGGCAGCGGCCAGGGCCTCCACGGTGGTGCGGGCCACGTTGTTGAACGGGTCCTGGGCCGTGAGCGAGTAGCCCGAGGTCTGGCAGTGGGTGCGCAGGGCCAGGCTCTTAGGGCTCTGCGGGTTGAATTGCTGAATAAGCTTAGCCCACAGCAGGCGGCCGGCGCGCAGCTTGGCAATCTCCAGAAAGTGGTTCATGCCGATGCCCCAGAAGAAGGATAGGCGCGGCGCGAAATCGTCGATTTTCAGGCCCGCCGCCAGGCCGGCGCGCACGTATTGCAAGCCGTCGGCCAGGGTGTAGGCCAGTTCCAGCTCGGCGGTGGCGCCGGCTTCGTGCATGTGGTAGCCCGAGATGCTGATGCTATTAAACTTGGGCATAAACTCGGCCGAGTAGGCGAAGATGTCGGCGATGAGCCGCATACTCGGTGCGGGCGGGTAGATGTAGGTATTGCGCACCATAAACTCCTTCAGAATATCGTTCTGAATGGTGCCCGTCAGCTGCTCCGGCCCTACCCCCTGCTCCTCGGCTGCCACGATAAAAAAAGCCAGAATGGGCAGCACCGCCCCGTTCATGGTCATGCTCACCGACATCTCGCCCAGCGGAATCTGGTCGAAGAGAATCTTCATATCCTCCACCGTATCAATGGCTACGCCGGCCTTGCCCACGTCGCCCACCACGCGGGGGTGGTCCGAGTCGTAGCCCCGGTGCGTGGCCAGGTCGAAGGCCACGCTCAGCCCTTTCTGCCCGCCGGCCAGGTTGCGCCGGTAAAAAGCGTTCGACTCCTCGGCCGTCGAGAAGCCCGCGTACTGCCGCACGGTCCAGGGCGAGCGCACGTACATGCTGGCGTAAGGCCCTCGCAGATAAGGCGCTATGCCCGCCCCGAAGCCCAGGTGCGGCAGGTGCGCCACGTCGGCGGCCGTGTACACGGCTGGGCCATTGGTGGGGTAGTCGGCCGGCTTGGGTGGGGTAGGAAGCGCCGCCGCGTCGTAGGGAATAGTGGAAAAATCGGGACGCATTATTTAGTTGTTTTTATTGGTTAAGCCCCACCGCTGCATTAAAATATCCTTCGCCCAGGGTAATAGTCTGGTTTGAGACCAGCCTTCGTAAACCATTTCAGTACTGTATAAAAATTTCGACAGACCCTTGGTAATCGCAAGCTTCCGAAATTGCTGATAATCGTTGCAATAGTTGATACTTTTATGAGTGATATCACAAAAGCCATAGCTGTGCTGGGAAGTGTCGTGGAAAGTGATGAATCCGGGCTGATAATTAATGGAGTCTGGGTGAAAGTATTCTTGGAAATCTGGTTCCTGAAAAGTCCACCTGCTATAACCAGCTTGATGATTATTAACGCCATCCGTTGTGATGAGCTGATAAGGCTCAATAATGGGAACACGCCAAACATCGGATTCTAAATTATCTTCAAAATAAAATCTTAGCTTTTCGGGCTTGCGCTGAGAGTATGAATAGATAAAAGCTAGGCCGAGAGGTAGCATTAGCAGCCCAACTATTATTTTGCCACCTGCTTTCATCGGATAAACGGCTAATTATTAAACGTTACCGCCCCTGCAACCGCGCCAGCACTTCCTCCGTGTGGTGCCCTTCCACCACGAATTCCTGGAACCCAAATACCCGCACGGCCTCTAATAGCGTAGCTAAATCAGAGGTAATGAGCGAGGGAATCTCGAAAACGTGGCCGCTGGGCACCTGCTGCACCACCCGCGCTAGCTGGTCGAACTGCGCGGGGCGGGCGTACATGAGGGTGGCTGCGTCGGGCTTGGAAAACAGCACGGAATACGAGTCGGGCGCGATATCGGGCATAGGTGGCTGGACCGGTGCGCCGGGGTGCAGCAAGTGCCAGAACGCCTCGGCGATGTCCTCGTTCACGCGGGAATCGCCGAGCAGCACCAGCGTCGCTTGCTTGTCCTGGTTGGCGCGGCGCTCAAAGTGCAGGGCCGTGGCCAGGCGCAGCACCTCGCTGGGGTAGGTGGCGCGGGTCGTATCAAAATCGCCCGAGCGCAGCAATTGCTTGGGCTGAAAATCGAATTTCTCCTGGAAATTCTGGAAGCGGTTGGTACCCACTACCACGTCCTGGCCGGTAGCAATGCGCTTAAACTTATCAAGCCCGGCCTGGCTCACGGCCTCCAGGGCGCGGCCGCGGGCGATGGCCATGCCGCCCTGCGCCTCCAGGGCCTGAAACTCGGCCCAGGCGGCGCGGGCCAACTCGTCGGTCAGCGTCTCGATAAAATAGGAGCCCGCCGCCGGGTCGGCTACCCAGTCGAGGTGGGCTTCTTCCTGCAAAATCACCGGCAGGTTGCGGGCCAGCCGGGCGCTAAACTCGTTGGGGGCCTGGTAGAGACAATCAAACGGCGCGACCTGCACGGAGTCGGCGCCGCCGAGCACCGCGCTCATGGCCTCGGTGGTGTGGCGCAGCAGGTTGGTGTGCGGGTCGAGGGTGGTTTGGGTCCAGGTGCTGGTGCTGGCGTGAATGGGTAGCGTAGCCGCCCCGGCGGGGGGTAGGCCATAGCCGTGCAGCAGCGTGGCCCACAGCCGGCGCGTGGCCCGCAGCCGGGCTATTTCGGGAAAGTAGCTGGGGCCCACGGCTACCTCCAGGTGCAGGGCTCGCGCCACGTCGGCCAGGCTGGGGCTAGCCCCGTTCTCAGCCGGCAGCTCGGTAAGCAAAGCGGCGGCGGTGCTTAGGCTGAAGGCTAGTTGCTGGGTCAGCGTGCCCCCGCGATTACCAAAAAACGTCCCGTTCACGGCCAGTGCCGAAAAATCTGGCCACGCCCGCGCCAGCTCCACGCACTGGCGCAGCGCCTGCCGAAAGGCCAGCAGCTCGGCCCCCTCGGGTCCAGCCGGCGGTATGAAGCGCAAAAAACCCCGCAGCGGATTGCCTTCGGCGGCGGTAGCTAGCCGGGCCAGCAGCAGCTCGGGGCCTTGCGCCACGGTGTAGCTCAGCCAGGTGCCGGCCAGGGGTAGGCGCGCAGCCAGGTCGGCCACGCCGAAGGGGGTAGAGTCGCCGTGCAGGATGAAGTGCAACCCATCGGCCCCGCGCGCCAGCGCGTCGGCCCCTTGCGCTATTTGTAGGCGGCCATCAGTGCCAGCGGGCACGCTCAGGGCCACCACGTTGCGGCAGGGCGCGGGCCGGGGGGGTAGGGGCGCGGGTAGGCCGCCCAGGGCAGTGAGCGCTTCGCGGTGGTAAAAAGGCTCCAGCGTGAGGCCGTCGGGCAAGGTCCAGCGCAGGCTGGCTGGGTCGGCCCCTTTCAGTTCGCGGGTTAGCTGCGCCTGCCACTGCGCCGTGCTGACGGGCGCGAACTCGGGAAACGAAACCGGGGGGGTAGGGGGTGGGGAAGAATCGGGCATAGTAGAAGGACGGCGTGCGGGCGGCACCGCCCGCAAGTTACCGTGCCCTCCGCATACGCTGGCCGCCGTACTAAGCAATGGTAGAGCTACACGTTTAATAAAACTAAGCATTTGCAGCTCCTCTTTTGGGTAGAAAAAAAGCCGCCTGCTTCAGCCAGAGCGGGGCTGCCGCCCCGCTCACGTAACTTTGGGCTGCCCCGGCTTCCTAAGCGCCAGGCCCAATGCCCTCTCCTATGCACTTGTTTCGTTCGGCAACGTTCGGTCTTCTTTTTCTTGGCTCGGCCACGGCCTGCCAGCGCGGTCCGCTCGTGGCCACGGCCCACTTGCCGCCCAGCACCAGCCAGCCGGTGGGCAGCGCTATCGCCCCTGATGCCGGTGCGGCCGCCTACATCCGGCCCTACCACGAGCAGGTGGAGCGCGAAATGCAGCAGGTTATCGGCACGGCCCCGGAGGCGCTGGGTAAGAATCCGGGCGAAAACGCCATCGTGGACTTCGTGGCCGACTTGCAGCGCACCGCCGCCAGCCAGTATTTCAAGGGCGAGCCCATTGCCCTGGGCGTGATGACCAACGGCGGCATGCGCAACGCCCTGCCCGCCGGCCCCGTCACGCTGGGCAACGTATTCGAGCTAATGCCCTTCGAGAACGAGCTGGTGGTGCTCGACGCGCCCGGCCCCGTAGTGCAGCAGCTTTTCGACTACGCCGCGCCCGTGCACATGGCCGTTTCGGGCGCTACCTATACCGTGGGGCCCGATAACAAGCCCCAAACTATTCGCATCGGCGGCCAGCCCTTGGACCCCGCCCGGACTTATTCCATCGCCATCTCGGACTACCTGGCCGGCGGCGGCGACCACATGGATTTTCTCAAGTCCGCCCGGCTGCGCCACACCGGCCTACTGCTGCGCACCGCCATCGTGGACCATATCAAGGCCCTCACCGCCACTGGCCAGCCCGTTGCGGCCCCGGCGGGAGGTAGGGTTAATTGAGTCAGTTAACTGTAATTTATGCGAAGGCGTTTGTCATTGCGAGCGCAGCACGACAATCGTTCTCGAACGATGGATGAACGACTGGCTCGGGTGTCGTTCTGGGGCGATTGCCGCGCTACGCTCGCAAATGACAAACGATTTTGTGTAAATTCTAACTTGATATCTTGGTATCTATTAAATGAAACGTCGTTCCTTTCTCCAGCAATCCCTGCTTGGTACGGCCGGCCTGAGCGTGCTCGGCCCCAGCCTGGTAGCCCACGCGGCCGGCGGCCCGGCGCGGCTCGTTATTCTGCATACCAACGATATGCACTCGCGCATCGAGCCTTTCCCCGACAATGCCCCGAAGTGGGCCGGGCTCGGCGGCATGGCCCGCCGCGAGGCCCTCATCAACCAGGTGCGCAGCCAGGAGCCGAACGTGCTGCTGCTCGACTCGGGCGACATTTGGCAGGGCACGCCGTATTTCAACTTCTTCCAGGGCGAGCTCGAGTACAAGCTCATGTCGCGCATGAAGTACGATGCCAGTACCTTTGGCAATCACGACTTTGACAATGGCCTCGAAGGCCTGCAAAAGCAGCTGCCCAACGCCGGCTTCCCCTTCCTCATCGCCAACTACGACTTCGGCGGTACGCCGCTGGCCGGCCGCTTCGCGCCCTATAAGGTGTTTGAGAAGGGCGGCGCGCGCATCGGTGTTTTCGGCCTTGGCATCGAGCTAAAGGGACTGGTAGCGGATAAAAACTTCGGCACTACCCAGTACCTCGACCCCGTGGCGGTAGCCAAAGCGCAGGTGCAGCTGCTGCGCCAGCGCGAGCGCTGCGACATGGTTATCTGCCTTTCGCACCTCGGCTACAAGTACGAAGAAGAAAAAATTGACGACCGCAAACTAGCCGCTCAGGTCGGCGGCATCGACCTGATTTTGGGTGGCCACACCCACACCTTTATGCCCACTCCCGAGCCCATAACCGGCCCCCAGGGCCACGTAACGCTCATAAACCAGGTCGGCTGGTCGGGCATCAACCTCGGCCGTATCGACTACGAGCTGCGGCGCGGCGCTCAGCCGGTGCGGGCTACCGGGGCGCTGGTGCTGCCCGTGGGTGCTACCTGCTAGCGGCCCGATATTAGCAAGCATTCGGCGGCTTTTTTGTCTGCTGGTTTATGCGCAAATTTGTCCCCCTCAAGTTGGGCCGGCCGCTGGCGTGGTCCGAACTTGGGGGGCTTTTTTCGCTGCTGACCGCCTACCCGGGTCTCTTTCTTTCACCTCATGCCGCAGGATTTCCGCACTGTTTGGGCTAAGTGCCTGCGCGTTATCCGCGCCGAGGTGGGGGAGCAGAGCTTCAATACGTGGTTCCTGCCCATCGTGCCGATTGAGCTGCAAGGCAATGTGCTCACCATCCAGGTGCCGAGCGTTTACTTCTACGAATACCTCGAAGAGCAGTACGTAGAGGAGTTGAAACGCGCTATCTACCAAGAGCTTGGCCCCGAAGGCCGCCTGGAGTACAGCGTGATAGTGGACCAGGGTAATGCCCAGGCCTCGGCCAAAACCATGCACCTGCCGCCGGCCCGCAAAACGGCCCCCAGCCTGGCCGTGCCGCCCGAAGGCCGCCCTACTCCCAATTACGGCACGGCACCCGGCGGCATTCAGCCCAACCGGCCGGTGGCCCAGGCCCGCCACCTGGTGCCCGGCGGTAACACCGCCACCGCCGCCCAGGTCGCCGCCAATACCCTGCGCAACCCCTTCGATGCGGCCAAGACGATGGACCGCAACATCGTGCCCTCGCAGCTGAATACTACCTACACGTTCGACAACTACGTGGAGGGCGATTGCAACCGCCTGGCCCGCTCGGCGGGCCTCGCCGTGGCCAATAAGCCCGGCACCACCGCCTTCAACCCGCTCATGGTGTACGGGGGGGTAGGGCTGGGCAAAACGCACTTGGTGCAGGCCATCGGTAACCACATCAAGGCCACGAATACCGAGAAGTTCGTGCTCTACGTCTCGGCCGAGAAATTTACCAACCAGTTTATCGAAAGCCTGCAGCGCAACGCCGTGCAGGACTTCGCCAACTTCTACCTGCTCGTGGATGTGCTCATCCTCGACGATGTGCAGTTTCTGGCCAATAAGGGCAAGACGCAGGAGATGTTCTTCCACATCTTCAATCACTTGCACCAGGGCGGCCGGCAAATCGTGATGACCAGCGACCGCCCGCCGCGCGAGCTGAGCGGCCTCGAAGACCGGCTGCTTTCCCGCTTTAAGTGGGGCCTCACGGCCGACGTGCAAAGCCCCGACTTCGAAACGCGCATCGCCATCATCCAGAATAAGGCTCAGCAGGACGGCATGGAAATCGCGCCGCAGGTGGTGGAGTATTTGGCCCATTCG
The genomic region above belongs to Hymenobacter psoromatis and contains:
- a CDS encoding DUF1304 domain-containing protein, which codes for MHLLSQLLISLVALIHAYIVWLEMFAWTARGPQVFKSFPAELFGPTKAMAGNQGLYNGFLVAGLVWALLITDPQWHRHVGTFFLGCVAVAGLYGAATAGRGILLVQTVPAALALAALWLA
- the scpA gene encoding methylmalonyl-CoA mutase, whose product is MRPDFSTIPYDAAALPTPPKPADYPTNGPAVYTAADVAHLPHLGFGAGIAPYLRGPYASMYVRSPWTVRQYAGFSTAEESNAFYRRNLAGGQKGLSVAFDLATHRGYDSDHPRVVGDVGKAGVAIDTVEDMKILFDQIPLGEMSVSMTMNGAVLPILAFFIVAAEEQGVGPEQLTGTIQNDILKEFMVRNTYIYPPAPSMRLIADIFAYSAEFMPKFNSISISGYHMHEAGATAELELAYTLADGLQYVRAGLAAGLKIDDFAPRLSFFWGIGMNHFLEIAKLRAGRLLWAKLIQQFNPQSPKSLALRTHCQTSGYSLTAQDPFNNVARTTVEALAAALGGTQSLHTNALDEALALPTDFSARIARNTQLYLQHETDITKVVDPWGGSYYVESLTADLANQAWALMEEVEALGGMAAAIETGLPKLRIEEAAARKQSRIDTGQEVIVGVNKYLAPEGEALLDVLQIDNDAVRESQVARLKQVRATRDNTAVQAALAAITACAVSYNLPSESITNEPAPTADEPGPTPQGNLLALAVTAARARATLGEISDALEAAWGRHQATSRTVQGIYQQGMTDNADFAQARRAAEDFAAREGRRPRMLVAKMGQDGHDRGAKIIATSFADVGFDVDLAPLFQTPAEVAHQAVDNDVHVVGVSSLAAGHNTLLPQLIAELKQEGRPDILVIAGGVIPPQDYQQLYNAGVVGIYGPGTVIAKAALEILGKLV
- a CDS encoding methylmalonyl-CoA mutase family protein, with the translated sequence MPDSSPPPTPPVSFPEFAPVSTAQWQAQLTRELKGADPASLRWTLPDGLTLEPFYHREALTALGGLPAPLPPRPAPCRNVVALSVPAGTDGRLQIAQGADALARGADGLHFILHGDSTPFGVADLAARLPLAGTWLSYTVAQGPELLLARLATAAEGNPLRGFLRFIPPAGPEGAELLAFRQALRQCVELARAWPDFSALAVNGTFFGNRGGTLTQQLAFSLSTAAALLTELPAENGASPSLADVARALHLEVAVGPSYFPEIARLRATRRLWATLLHGYGLPPAGAATLPIHASTSTWTQTTLDPHTNLLRHTTEAMSAVLGGADSVQVAPFDCLYQAPNEFSARLARNLPVILQEEAHLDWVADPAAGSYFIETLTDELARAAWAEFQALEAQGGMAIARGRALEAVSQAGLDKFKRIATGQDVVVGTNRFQNFQEKFDFQPKQLLRSGDFDTTRATYPSEVLRLATALHFERRANQDKQATLVLLGDSRVNEDIAEAFWHLLHPGAPVQPPMPDIAPDSYSVLFSKPDAATLMYARPAQFDQLARVVQQVPSGHVFEIPSLITSDLATLLEAVRVFGFQEFVVEGHHTEEVLARLQGR
- a CDS encoding 5'-nucleotidase C-terminal domain-containing protein — translated: MHLFRSATFGLLFLGSATACQRGPLVATAHLPPSTSQPVGSAIAPDAGAAAYIRPYHEQVEREMQQVIGTAPEALGKNPGENAIVDFVADLQRTAASQYFKGEPIALGVMTNGGMRNALPAGPVTLGNVFELMPFENELVVLDAPGPVVQQLFDYAAPVHMAVSGATYTVGPDNKPQTIRIGGQPLDPARTYSIAISDYLAGGGDHMDFLKSARLRHTGLLLRTAIVDHIKALTATGQPVAAPAGGRVN
- a CDS encoding bifunctional metallophosphatase/5'-nucleotidase, yielding MKRRSFLQQSLLGTAGLSVLGPSLVAHAAGGPARLVILHTNDMHSRIEPFPDNAPKWAGLGGMARREALINQVRSQEPNVLLLDSGDIWQGTPYFNFFQGELEYKLMSRMKYDASTFGNHDFDNGLEGLQKQLPNAGFPFLIANYDFGGTPLAGRFAPYKVFEKGGARIGVFGLGIELKGLVADKNFGTTQYLDPVAVAKAQVQLLRQRERCDMVICLSHLGYKYEEEKIDDRKLAAQVGGIDLILGGHTHTFMPTPEPITGPQGHVTLINQVGWSGINLGRIDYELRRGAQPVRATGALVLPVGATC
- the dnaA gene encoding chromosomal replication initiator protein DnaA, which gives rise to MPQDFRTVWAKCLRVIRAEVGEQSFNTWFLPIVPIELQGNVLTIQVPSVYFYEYLEEQYVEELKRAIYQELGPEGRLEYSVIVDQGNAQASAKTMHLPPARKTAPSLAVPPEGRPTPNYGTAPGGIQPNRPVAQARHLVPGGNTATAAQVAANTLRNPFDAAKTMDRNIVPSQLNTTYTFDNYVEGDCNRLARSAGLAVANKPGTTAFNPLMVYGGVGLGKTHLVQAIGNHIKATNTEKFVLYVSAEKFTNQFIESLQRNAVQDFANFYLLVDVLILDDVQFLANKGKTQEMFFHIFNHLHQGGRQIVMTSDRPPRELSGLEDRLLSRFKWGLTADVQSPDFETRIAIIQNKAQQDGMEIAPQVVEYLAHSVPTNVRELEGVLTTLLAQSVLTRRDIDLEMAKGALRHIIEEVEAEVNVDFIQKTVADYFSVPVALLKDKTRKKEIVTARQVAMYFTKEHTNHSLKTIGYHFGGRDHATVIHSVQTVSDLIDSDKKFKDQIVELRKKFVQK